A section of the Chryseobacterium ginsenosidimutans genome encodes:
- a CDS encoding porin family protein: MKKFLLTSALALSTMSFAQIDFGSTRFGVTAGGNYSRVKNAHNPSGPRFTAQAGALALIPVGKENQFFLQPEIVFFGAGETGKDKDAKGMDGYDAVYANNYLSVPIYFKGYFSEAESEFFGLAGPRFNFLLSQNVKNVPLGRDYYNPDSPASDADINGKASKFNFGIGIGVGYSYKRQLELTATYDFGLSNTYPGLDKEPKGSDKAKSEQVLSVSLSYIFK, translated from the coding sequence ATGAAAAAATTTTTATTAACCTCTGCTTTGGCACTTTCTACAATGTCTTTCGCCCAGATCGATTTTGGTAGTACAAGATTTGGTGTTACAGCAGGAGGTAACTATTCCAGAGTGAAAAATGCCCATAATCCTTCAGGTCCCAGATTTACAGCTCAGGCAGGCGCATTGGCTTTAATTCCAGTGGGTAAAGAAAATCAGTTTTTCTTACAGCCGGAGATCGTATTCTTTGGAGCCGGAGAAACAGGTAAAGATAAGGATGCTAAAGGTATGGATGGTTATGATGCTGTATATGCAAATAACTATTTGAGTGTTCCGATCTATTTTAAAGGATATTTCTCAGAAGCTGAGTCAGAATTCTTTGGTTTGGCAGGTCCTAGATTTAATTTCTTATTAAGTCAGAATGTGAAAAATGTACCATTAGGAAGAGATTATTATAATCCTGATTCTCCTGCTTCTGATGCTGATATAAATGGAAAAGCTAGCAAATTTAACTTTGGTATAGGAATAGGAGTCGGCTATAGCTACAAAAGACAGTTAGAACTTACGGCTACATATGATTTTGGTCTTTCTAATACATATCCCGGTTTAGATAAAGAGCCTAAAGGTTCTGATAAGGCAAAGTCTGAACAGGTTCTTAGTGTAAGCTTAAGCTATATCTTCAAATAA